The following are encoded together in the Hoplias malabaricus isolate fHopMal1 chromosome 3, fHopMal1.hap1, whole genome shotgun sequence genome:
- the nipa1 gene encoding magnesium transporter NIPA1: MDATPLPVVGVGIAIVSSFINGSTFVLQKKGILRARRSGRTYLTDYVWWCGTLAMIVGQLGNFLAQNAAPAVLVTPLGALGVLFGAVLASWLLQEHLNILGKLSCVLCCCGSVVLIIHSPKSESIASRTELEERLLDPVFLAYIGLVVFLLIILIGWLSPAYGKSNIMVYVSICSLLGTFTVPSCKGLGLAAKDAFSGDFTADNRALHLFLCLLAILLVSILIQFTFINKALENFSSNIFESVYYVVFTSSVILASAILFKEWEALGILDCLGIFCGFTSVSVGVILLRISQEAIITWSPTKTKEE, encoded by the exons ATGGACGCCACTCCTTTACCAGTAGTTGGGGTTGGCATAGCCATCGTGTCTAGTTTCATCAATGGATCGACGTTCGTTCTCCAGAAAAAGGGAATACTAAGAGCTCGCAGATCAG GTAGGACGTACCTGACTGATTATGTGTGGTGGTGTGGGACACTTGCAA TGATAGTAGGCCAGTTAGGGAACTTCCTGGCTCAGAATGCAGCCCCAGCAGTACTAGTCACTCCTCTTGGAGCATTAGGTGTCTTATTTGG GGCCGTTCTAGCCTCCTGGCTGCTGCAGGAGCATTTGAATATCTTGGGGAAACTtagctgtgtgttgtgctgctgtggGTCAGTTGTGCTTATCATCCATTCTCCTAAGTCTGAGAGTATTGCATCCAGAACGGAATTAGAAGAGCGTCTTCTAGACCCCG TGTTCCTGGCCTACATTGGCTTGGTGGTCTTTCTGCTCATCATACTGATTGGTTGGCTCTCTCCAGCTTATGGAAAGTCCAACATCATGGTGTATGTGAGCATTTGTTCTCTCCTGGGGACCTTCACTGTTCCCAGTTGTAAAGGCCTTGGCTTAGCTGCAAAAGATGCCTTCAGTGGAGACTTCACCGCTGACAACAGAGCCCTGCACCTCTTCCTTTGTTTGCTGGCAATTCTCTTAGTCAgcatccttatccagttcacttTTATCAACAAAGCACTGGAGAACTTCAGCTCCAACATTTTTGAGTCTGTGTATTATGTGGTATTCACATCGTCGGTCATTCTAGCGTCTGCAATCCTTTTTAAAGAGTGGGAAGCATTGGGGATTTTGGACTGTTTGGGTATTTTTTGTGGATTTACCTCAGTATCTGTGGGTGTTATATTATTACGCATATCACAGGAAGCCATCATAACGTGGAGTCCAACTAAAACCAAAGAGGAGTAA
- the nipa2 gene encoding magnesium transporter NIPA2 isoform X2, with translation MGQDRGKYDFYIGLALAISSSIFIGGSFILKKKGLLRLARKGSTRAGQGGHAYLKEWLWWAGLLSMGAGEAANFAAYAFAPATLVTPLGALSVLVSAVLSSYFLTERLNLHGKLGCLLSILGSTTMVIHAPQEEEIDSLEDMAQKLVDPGFVVFATLVIIIALIFIFVVGPRHGQTNILVYITICSVIGALSVSCVKGLGIAIKEGFAGHPVLQNPLSWLLLVSLVTCVSTQINYLNKALDIFNTSLVTPIYYVFFTTSVLTCSAILFKEWEHMGYDDIIGTLSGFVTIIVGIFLLHAFKDINVSLATLAVSIRKEERNGPVSNGVAAHSNTSYELLHNDTSVDFEDRDVSLPFDSVSRRNGSTGS, from the exons ATGGGCCAAGACCGAGGAAAATACGATTTTTACATCGGCCTTGCTTTGGCCATTAGCTCTAGTATATTCATTGGTGGCAGTTTCATTCTGAAGAAGAAGGGACTCCTTCGGCTCGCCAGGAAAGGCTCAACGAGAGcag GTCAAGGTGGTCATGCATACCTAAAAGAATGGCTTTGGTGGGCTGGCTTATTATCAA tgGGGGCTGGTGAAGCTGCAAATTTTGCGGCTTATGCCTTCGCTCCTGCTACCCTTGTCACTCCTCTTGGTGCTCTCAGTGTCCTTGTGAG TGCGGTTCTTTCCTCCTACTTCTTGACGGAGAGGTTGAACCTGCATGGGAAGTTGGGCTGTTTGCTTAGTATCCTGGGCTCCACTACCATGGTGATCCATGCACCACAGGAAGAGGAGATTGACAGCCTGGAAGACATGGCACAGAAGCTGGTGGACCCAG GCTTTGTGGTCTTCGCAACGTTGGTCATCATCATAGCTCTTATTTTTATCTTTGTGGTTGGTCCACGTCATGGGCAGACAAACATCCTCGTCTACATCACTATCTGTTCTGTTATTGGTGCCCTCTCGGTGTCTTGTGTGAAAGGATTGGGCATCGCCATTAAAGAAGGATTTGCTGGTCATCCTGTACTGCAAAACCCTTTGTCCTGGCTGCTACTCGTGAGTTTGGTGACCTGTGTCAGTACTCAGATCAACTACCTGAATAAAGCACTGGACATCTTTAACACTTCTCTGGTCACACCCATCTACTATGTATTTTTTACCACCTCTGTGCTTACCTGTTCTGCCATCTTGTTCAAAGAGTGGGAGCACATGGGCTACGATGACATCATTGGTACCCTGAGTGGCTTTGTTACCATCATAGTTGGCATCTTCCTTCTGCACGCCTTTAAGGATATTAACGTCAGTCTGGCTACACTGGCTGTGTCCATCAGGAAGGAGGAACGGAACGGCCCTGTGTCTAATGGTGTGGCAGCCCACAGCAATACTTCCTATGAGCTACTACATAACGACACCTCTGTGGATTTTGAGGACAGAGATGTAAGTTTGCCTTTTGATAGTGTCTCCAGAAGAAATGGCAGTACAGGCTCTTAG
- the nipa2 gene encoding magnesium transporter NIPA2 isoform X1: protein MNKTLKPAECVVCQGSYGNGTLPGQECYTGERLLCVFLNVTERKSLSNSAMGQDRGKYDFYIGLALAISSSIFIGGSFILKKKGLLRLARKGSTRAGQGGHAYLKEWLWWAGLLSMGAGEAANFAAYAFAPATLVTPLGALSVLVSAVLSSYFLTERLNLHGKLGCLLSILGSTTMVIHAPQEEEIDSLEDMAQKLVDPGFVVFATLVIIIALIFIFVVGPRHGQTNILVYITICSVIGALSVSCVKGLGIAIKEGFAGHPVLQNPLSWLLLVSLVTCVSTQINYLNKALDIFNTSLVTPIYYVFFTTSVLTCSAILFKEWEHMGYDDIIGTLSGFVTIIVGIFLLHAFKDINVSLATLAVSIRKEERNGPVSNGVAAHSNTSYELLHNDTSVDFEDRDVSLPFDSVSRRNGSTGS from the exons ATGAACAAAACGCTAAAACCTGCCGAATGTGTAGTCTGCCAGGGTTCCTACGGAAACG gTACGTTACCGGGACAGGAGTGCTACACCGGAGAGCGccttctctgtgtctttctcaaTGTGACGGAGAGAAAGTCTTTATCAAACAGCGCCATGGGCCAAGACCGAGGAAAATACGATTTTTACATCGGCCTTGCTTTGGCCATTAGCTCTAGTATATTCATTGGTGGCAGTTTCATTCTGAAGAAGAAGGGACTCCTTCGGCTCGCCAGGAAAGGCTCAACGAGAGcag GTCAAGGTGGTCATGCATACCTAAAAGAATGGCTTTGGTGGGCTGGCTTATTATCAA tgGGGGCTGGTGAAGCTGCAAATTTTGCGGCTTATGCCTTCGCTCCTGCTACCCTTGTCACTCCTCTTGGTGCTCTCAGTGTCCTTGTGAG TGCGGTTCTTTCCTCCTACTTCTTGACGGAGAGGTTGAACCTGCATGGGAAGTTGGGCTGTTTGCTTAGTATCCTGGGCTCCACTACCATGGTGATCCATGCACCACAGGAAGAGGAGATTGACAGCCTGGAAGACATGGCACAGAAGCTGGTGGACCCAG GCTTTGTGGTCTTCGCAACGTTGGTCATCATCATAGCTCTTATTTTTATCTTTGTGGTTGGTCCACGTCATGGGCAGACAAACATCCTCGTCTACATCACTATCTGTTCTGTTATTGGTGCCCTCTCGGTGTCTTGTGTGAAAGGATTGGGCATCGCCATTAAAGAAGGATTTGCTGGTCATCCTGTACTGCAAAACCCTTTGTCCTGGCTGCTACTCGTGAGTTTGGTGACCTGTGTCAGTACTCAGATCAACTACCTGAATAAAGCACTGGACATCTTTAACACTTCTCTGGTCACACCCATCTACTATGTATTTTTTACCACCTCTGTGCTTACCTGTTCTGCCATCTTGTTCAAAGAGTGGGAGCACATGGGCTACGATGACATCATTGGTACCCTGAGTGGCTTTGTTACCATCATAGTTGGCATCTTCCTTCTGCACGCCTTTAAGGATATTAACGTCAGTCTGGCTACACTGGCTGTGTCCATCAGGAAGGAGGAACGGAACGGCCCTGTGTCTAATGGTGTGGCAGCCCACAGCAATACTTCCTATGAGCTACTACATAACGACACCTCTGTGGATTTTGAGGACAGAGATGTAAGTTTGCCTTTTGATAGTGTCTCCAGAAGAAATGGCAGTACAGGCTCTTAG